A stretch of the Thermoanaerobaculia bacterium genome encodes the following:
- a CDS encoding SpoIID/LytB domain-containing protein, translating into MVLAFCLMLLSVSPSPQIRVLVREAPAVMLDSDSEVLNLGDVVFHLPVSVSTDPGGLILSDACGTGMSFSSPMILPENSEHPWKVEEKSYRGSLTLVARDANILVINTLPFEDYLRGVVPAEMGPEVYPALEALKAQAVAARSYAFVQMSHPLDKEYDICGTPSCQVYKGFEAEHPMSTEAVEETEGLILTYRDVPMATYYTAACGGHTIQGDLIFSSPVASFFTGVPCYPLPSWKVAGQAVSLSPAGAAALLTAEGDPRAALSRLLGRDPGQHCENLSEDPNLVHSGCEEFAASSFFDDLETGGAPHHGAGMVELLGRFMLRSGTLSVGKGIVQRADPEGLLLLGESEPRSWNRPALFIETMDSLQAVDSLNLFPGDRVRLYSENDRLRVLILSRPRDPSSADGRARLSRWSRYRSWSEIAEWTGVEGARELAILSKSQEGRILSLRVNGISNSTILERLQVRFTLKLPETWFSMVPTPEGVFFFGKGWGHGVGMCQEGAFGMAASGKSFEEILDHYYPGFRIAHW; encoded by the coding sequence ATGGTATTAGCCTTTTGCCTGATGTTGCTTTCCGTTTCTCCTTCACCCCAGATACGTGTCCTGGTCCGGGAGGCACCTGCTGTGATGCTGGATTCGGATTCAGAAGTTCTCAATCTGGGAGATGTCGTCTTTCATCTGCCCGTGTCAGTTTCAACCGATCCGGGAGGATTGATCCTTTCAGATGCATGCGGGACAGGTATGTCCTTCTCTTCCCCCATGATCCTTCCTGAGAATTCTGAACATCCCTGGAAGGTGGAGGAGAAATCGTACCGTGGAAGTCTTACCCTGGTGGCCAGGGATGCCAATATCCTTGTCATCAATACATTACCCTTTGAGGACTATCTCCGCGGTGTTGTTCCGGCGGAAATGGGGCCAGAAGTCTATCCCGCTCTGGAGGCATTGAAGGCTCAGGCTGTCGCGGCACGCAGCTATGCTTTTGTTCAAATGTCCCATCCCCTGGATAAGGAATATGACATTTGTGGTACTCCATCCTGTCAGGTATATAAGGGATTTGAGGCTGAGCATCCCATGTCCACTGAAGCAGTGGAAGAGACGGAAGGTCTGATTTTGACCTACAGGGATGTTCCCATGGCGACCTATTACACGGCGGCATGTGGAGGACACACCATCCAGGGCGATTTAATCTTTTCCAGCCCGGTGGCTTCCTTTTTCACCGGTGTACCCTGTTATCCGTTACCCTCCTGGAAGGTTGCAGGTCAGGCGGTGTCCCTTTCCCCGGCAGGTGCTGCGGCTCTCCTGACCGCTGAGGGCGATCCCCGTGCCGCTTTGTCCCGGTTGCTGGGCAGGGATCCCGGCCAGCATTGTGAAAACCTCTCCGAAGATCCGAACCTTGTCCATTCCGGTTGTGAAGAATTTGCTGCATCCTCCTTCTTTGATGATCTGGAGACAGGAGGAGCACCCCACCATGGAGCAGGAATGGTGGAACTCCTGGGCCGTTTCATGCTGCGATCCGGAACCCTCTCCGTGGGCAAGGGGATTGTTCAGCGTGCAGATCCGGAAGGGCTTCTTCTCCTCGGAGAATCTGAACCAAGGTCATGGAATCGCCCCGCACTCTTCATCGAAACGATGGACAGTCTTCAAGCGGTGGACTCCCTCAATCTCTTTCCGGGAGACCGGGTCCGTCTTTACTCGGAAAACGATCGCCTGCGTGTCCTGATCCTCAGCCGACCCCGAGATCCTTCTTCCGCGGATGGGCGCGCCCGGTTGTCCCGATGGAGCCGATACCGTTCCTGGTCTGAAATTGCAGAGTGGACGGGCGTGGAGGGAGCCCGTGAACTTGCCATTCTCTCGAAAAGCCAGGAAGGACGTATTCTGTCTCTCCGAGTTAATGGTATTTCGAATTCAACCATCCTGGAACGATTACAGGTTCGATTTACATTAAAACTCCCAGAAACGTGGTTTTCCATGGTTCCCACACCGGAGGGTGTTTTCTTTTTTGGAAAAGGGTGGGGACATGGAGTGGGGATGTGTCAGGAGGGAGCCTTTGGAATGGCCGCCAGCGGCAAAAGCTTTGAGGAAATTCTCGACCATTATTACCCCGGATTCAGAATCGCCCACTGGTGA
- a CDS encoding glutamine synthetase family protein has translation MTTAADILKQCDRDNVKFLRLMFTDILGMNKNVEVPRSQFEKALAGEIMFDGSSIEGFTRIEESDMLLKPDLRTFRTFPWDHKGGGKVARLICDIYNPDHTPFDGCPRLTLKRAVEKASSMGYKLVAGPEVEFFLFQRDDEGNPIVETHDAGGYFDLTPVDLGEEARREIVEDLEIMGFEVEAAHHEVAPGQHEIDFRYMDAVEAADNVMTFKFIVKKVALDYNLHASFMPKPIFGVNGSGMHTHQSLLDQEGNNTFYDPKTDDQLSAIAKGYIGGILTHVRSFVAVTNPLVNSFKRLVPGYEAPINVAWSEKNRSPLVRVPAKRGMSTRCEVRVPDPSCNPYLAFAVMLASGLDGIERNLDPGPPVNRNIFTMSEREKRRLKIRQLPPKLSDALDLLEKDPLMRETLGNHIFSHYIYTKRTEWASYISAVHPWEIDRYLVNY, from the coding sequence ATGACAACTGCTGCCGACATTCTCAAGCAGTGTGACCGGGACAATGTAAAGTTCCTGCGACTGATGTTTACCGACATCCTGGGGATGAATAAGAACGTCGAAGTTCCCCGCTCCCAGTTTGAAAAAGCCCTTGCAGGTGAAATCATGTTTGACGGTTCCTCCATCGAAGGGTTTACCCGAATAGAAGAATCCGACATGCTTCTTAAGCCCGACCTTCGAACTTTTCGCACCTTTCCCTGGGATCACAAGGGCGGAGGTAAGGTTGCCCGGCTTATTTGTGACATTTACAATCCGGACCACACGCCCTTTGACGGGTGTCCCCGGTTGACCCTGAAACGGGCGGTGGAAAAAGCCTCTTCCATGGGATATAAGCTGGTGGCGGGTCCCGAAGTGGAGTTTTTCCTCTTCCAGCGGGATGATGAAGGGAACCCCATCGTTGAAACCCACGATGCGGGAGGGTACTTCGATTTGACTCCGGTTGACCTGGGAGAAGAGGCTCGCCGCGAAATCGTTGAGGATCTGGAAATCATGGGATTTGAAGTGGAGGCCGCTCATCACGAAGTCGCTCCGGGTCAGCATGAAATCGACTTTCGGTATATGGACGCCGTGGAAGCCGCCGATAACGTCATGACCTTTAAATTCATCGTGAAAAAGGTAGCTCTCGACTACAATCTGCACGCTTCGTTCATGCCAAAGCCGATTTTTGGCGTAAACGGCTCCGGCATGCATACCCATCAGTCTCTCCTCGATCAAGAAGGAAATAACACGTTTTACGACCCCAAAACCGACGACCAGCTGTCAGCCATCGCAAAGGGCTATATCGGGGGGATCCTGACCCACGTACGTTCCTTCGTGGCGGTGACCAATCCACTGGTCAATTCGTTCAAACGCCTTGTTCCGGGATATGAAGCGCCTATCAACGTGGCGTGGTCCGAAAAGAACCGGTCCCCCCTGGTCAGGGTTCCCGCAAAAAGGGGAATGTCCACACGATGTGAAGTTCGCGTTCCCGATCCTTCCTGTAATCCCTACCTTGCTTTTGCGGTCATGCTGGCTTCCGGGCTTGACGGAATTGAAAGAAATCTGGATCCGGGACCTCCGGTTAACCGCAACATCTTCACGATGAGTGAACGGGAGAAACGGCGTCTGAAAATCCGCCAGCTGCCCCCGAAATTATCCGATGCGCTCGATCTGCTGGAGAAAGATCCTCTGATGAGGGAGACTCTTGGAAACCATATCTTCTCCCATTATATTTACACCAAGCGAACCGAGTGGGCTTCCTACATTTCCGCGGTTCACCCCTGGGAGATCGATCGTTACCTTGTAAATTATTGA
- the rlmN gene encoding 23S rRNA (adenine(2503)-C(2))-methyltransferase RlmN, which translates to MIAPLLSLSRAELESSFLESGLPIYKSRQVYHWVSERYITDYEAMTNLSKDLRLDLSRRYPIILPDVDQSFTSSDGTVKYRIRMEDDSIVESVRMPGEDRTTLCLSSQAGCPLGCAFCLTGKTAGRNLKPEEIIGQFLLTVRGLEASRVNIVFMGMGEPLLNLKGVKAALAFMYSSISPKRITVSTVGLIREIQRLGEMKPHPRLALSLSAPTDDLRRNLVPASRLYSLTELFQVLDEYPRRRNERVTLEYVMLKDVNDRPDQAEEINRLLKGRERLYKVNLIPFNPVEGLPYQEPPEDTIQHFLRILLKANLTVTIRRSHGRDIGAACGQLASRQA; encoded by the coding sequence TTGATCGCTCCTCTTCTCAGCCTGTCCCGGGCAGAACTTGAATCTTCCTTCCTTGAATCCGGGCTTCCGATATATAAATCTCGACAGGTCTACCACTGGGTTTCGGAACGGTACATCACCGATTATGAGGCGATGACGAACCTGTCGAAAGATCTCAGGCTCGATCTTTCCAGGCGTTACCCCATTATTCTCCCCGACGTGGATCAATCCTTTACCTCTTCCGATGGAACGGTGAAATACAGAATCCGTATGGAGGATGATTCCATCGTGGAATCGGTCCGCATGCCGGGGGAGGATCGGACCACGCTCTGTCTCTCATCCCAGGCTGGATGTCCACTGGGTTGCGCCTTCTGCCTGACAGGGAAGACGGCTGGACGGAACCTGAAACCGGAAGAAATCATCGGGCAGTTTCTTTTGACGGTGCGGGGGCTGGAAGCATCCAGAGTCAATATCGTCTTCATGGGGATGGGAGAGCCGCTTCTGAACCTGAAGGGAGTCAAAGCTGCCCTGGCGTTTATGTATTCCTCAATCTCCCCGAAGCGGATCACGGTTTCCACGGTAGGCCTCATAAGAGAAATACAAAGGCTGGGAGAGATGAAGCCCCATCCAAGACTGGCCCTCTCCCTTTCCGCACCCACGGATGATTTACGAAGGAATCTCGTACCCGCCTCCAGGCTCTATTCTCTGACCGAGCTCTTTCAGGTGCTGGATGAATATCCCCGTCGTAGAAATGAGCGGGTGACACTGGAATATGTCATGTTGAAGGACGTCAATGACCGTCCGGACCAGGCAGAGGAGATCAACCGGTTGTTAAAGGGGAGGGAACGCCTCTACAAGGTGAATCTGATACCTTTCAATCCGGTGGAAGGACTGCCCTACCAGGAACCTCCGGAGGATACGATCCAGCACTTTCTTCGGATTCTGCTGAAGGCCAACCTTACGGTGACTATCCGACGTTCCCATGGTCGGGACATTGGAGCGGCCTGCGGCCAGCTTGCTTCCCGTCAAGCCTGA